The Kwoniella mangroviensis CBS 8507 chromosome 1 map unlocalized Ctg02, whole genome shotgun sequence genome window below encodes:
- a CDS encoding 60S ribosomal protein eL13, giving the protein MVKHNNQLQKNHFHKDWQRRVKTWFDQPGKKKSRRVARSKKALATGAQPLQRLRPAVRCPTQRYNIRIREGRGFTISELKLAGIRKKEAKGLGIVVDHRRRSKSEEGQSLNVDRLKEYKTRLVVFPRKQGKPKAGDAQGEDLTAHLTREAIPLPASYTAEAPRAITDEEKSTDAFVTLRLARAAQRNEGQRQKRLREKEAAEKQK; this is encoded by the exons ATGGTCAAGCACAACAACCAATTGCAAAAGAACCACTTCCACAAGGATTGGCAAAGACGGGTCAAGACCTGG TTCGACCAACCCGGTAAAAAGAAGTCTAGAAGAGTCGCAAGATCCAAGAAGGCTCTTGCCACTGGTGCTCAACCCCTTCAAAGACTTAGACCTGCCGTTCGATGTCCTACTCAACGATACAACATCCGAATCAGGG AGGGACGAGGATTCACCATCTCCGAATTGAAACTCGCCGGTATCAGAAAGAAGGAAGCTAAAGGTCTCGGTATCGTTGTTGACCACCGAAGACGATCCAAGTCCGAGGAAGGACAATCGCTCAACGTCGACAGATTGAAGGAATACAAGACTCGATTGGTCGTCTTCCCTAGAAAGCAAGGTAAACCTAAGGCTGGTGATGCTCAA GGTGAAGACCTTACCGCTCACCTCACCCGAGAAGCCATCCCTCTCCCCGCCTCCTACACCGCCGAAGCTCCTCGAGCCATCACCGACGAGGAGAAATCGACCGACGCCTTCGTCACTCTCCGACTCGCCCGTGCCGCTCAACGAAACGAGGGTCAAAGACAAAAGAGACTcagagagaaggaagctgcCGAGAAACAAAAGTAA